Proteins from a single region of Sporosarcina sp. P33:
- a CDS encoding tRNA-dihydrouridine synthase, producing MSTNFWRDLPRPFFILAPMEDVTDVVFRHVVSKAARPDVFFTEFTNTESFCHPEGIFSVRGRLAFTEDEQPIVAHIWGDKPEHFREMSIGMAELGFKGLDINMGCPVPNVATKGKGSGLINRPDTAAAIIQAAKAGGLPVSVKTRLGYTDIEEWRTWLRHVLEQDIANLSIHLRTRKEMSNGNAHWELIPEIKKLRDEIAPDTLLTINGDILDRQMGLELVEKYGVDGVMIGRGIFHNPFAFETEKREHDHKELLDLLRLHLDLFDKYSTELEPRLFKPLRRFFKIYIKGFRGAAELRNELMSTNTTDEVRALLNSVDLD from the coding sequence ATGAGCACTAATTTCTGGCGTGATTTACCGCGGCCGTTTTTTATATTAGCACCGATGGAAGATGTAACGGATGTCGTGTTTCGCCATGTTGTAAGTAAAGCGGCACGGCCGGATGTCTTCTTTACCGAGTTTACGAATACAGAAAGCTTTTGCCACCCGGAAGGTATTTTCAGTGTGCGCGGCCGTTTGGCATTCACAGAAGATGAACAGCCGATTGTCGCACATATATGGGGAGATAAGCCTGAGCATTTTCGCGAGATGAGCATAGGGATGGCGGAACTTGGGTTTAAAGGGTTGGATATTAACATGGGCTGTCCTGTGCCGAATGTGGCGACAAAAGGCAAGGGGAGCGGTCTGATCAATCGTCCCGACACGGCAGCCGCCATCATACAGGCAGCGAAGGCAGGGGGATTGCCTGTCAGTGTGAAAACCCGCCTTGGCTACACAGATATTGAAGAGTGGCGCACATGGCTCAGACATGTGCTGGAGCAAGATATCGCCAATCTGTCAATCCATCTGCGCACCCGCAAAGAGATGAGCAACGGGAATGCGCATTGGGAGTTAATTCCTGAAATCAAGAAACTTCGCGATGAAATAGCGCCTGATACGCTGCTGACTATTAACGGAGACATTCTCGATCGCCAAATGGGTCTCGAGCTTGTAGAAAAGTATGGCGTAGATGGGGTTATGATTGGCCGCGGAATATTCCACAATCCATTTGCATTTGAAACAGAAAAGAGAGAACATGATCATAAAGAACTGCTGGATCTTTTGCGTCTTCACCTGGATCTTTTTGATAAATATTCGACAGAGCTTGAACCGCGGTTATTTAAACCGCTTCGCCGATTTTTTAAGATTTATATTAAAGGGTTCCGCGGTGCGGCTGAACTCAGAAATGAACTGATGAGCACGAATACGACTGATGAAGTGCGTGCATTATTAAATAGTGTGGATCTGGACTGA
- a CDS encoding BCCT family transporter, whose amino-acid sequence MRKISNVFYITIALIIVTVGYGVFASESFEEITVNAKNFVASSFGWYYLLLLSALLLLSIFLIFSPYGKIRLGKDTDRPAFSTVTWIAMLFSAGMGIGLVFYGAAEPLSHFINPATEDPNTDEAFKEGLRASFYHWGLHVWAMYGIIALSLAYFQFRKDSPGLISATLKPIFGKKMDGPWGILVDVLAVFATAFGVATTLGFGAVQINAGLNYLFGFEIGTFSQFIIIAVVTVLFIISAWSGLSKGIKYLSNTNLVLAVLLLAFVVILGPTLLIMNMFTESLGGYAGNLIQMSLRTAPLNEEHQQWLFDWTIFYWAWWISWAPFVSMFIARVSKGRTIREFMVGVLLAPTLLCAFWFSAFGTTAVDMQRSGIADIASSSTELVVFEMFHELPWSFIISVIAILLIASFFVTSADSATFVLGMQSTYGSLTPPASVKIIWGILQSSIALILLSVGGLSALQNTIIIAALPFSFVMLLMVISLMKALGSEKIRRR is encoded by the coding sequence ATGAGAAAAATATCAAATGTATTTTACATTACGATTGCATTAATCATCGTCACGGTCGGTTACGGTGTGTTTGCATCGGAAAGTTTTGAGGAAATTACAGTGAATGCGAAGAATTTTGTCGCCTCTTCTTTTGGATGGTACTACCTCCTTTTGCTTTCCGCACTCTTATTATTAAGCATCTTTCTGATTTTTAGTCCGTACGGAAAGATTCGACTTGGTAAAGATACCGACAGACCTGCATTTTCTACAGTTACTTGGATTGCTATGCTGTTTTCAGCAGGAATGGGGATCGGGCTGGTTTTCTACGGAGCAGCTGAACCGCTGTCGCATTTCATTAATCCCGCAACAGAAGATCCAAATACGGATGAAGCATTTAAGGAAGGGCTGCGCGCATCATTTTACCACTGGGGACTTCATGTGTGGGCAATGTATGGAATCATTGCTTTATCACTTGCGTATTTCCAGTTTCGTAAAGATTCACCTGGTTTAATTTCAGCAACATTGAAACCGATCTTTGGCAAGAAAATGGATGGCCCATGGGGGATTCTGGTAGACGTTCTTGCAGTCTTTGCTACCGCTTTCGGTGTGGCAACAACTCTCGGTTTCGGTGCTGTTCAAATTAATGCAGGGCTGAATTATCTGTTTGGGTTTGAAATCGGAACGTTCTCCCAATTTATCATTATTGCTGTTGTTACCGTTCTGTTCATCATATCTGCGTGGTCAGGACTGAGCAAAGGCATCAAGTATTTATCCAACACAAATTTGGTGCTTGCTGTCCTGCTTCTTGCGTTTGTCGTTATTTTAGGACCGACACTGCTGATCATGAATATGTTCACTGAATCTCTTGGGGGCTACGCAGGAAATTTGATCCAAATGAGTCTTCGTACGGCACCGCTCAATGAAGAGCACCAGCAATGGCTGTTCGATTGGACAATTTTCTACTGGGCTTGGTGGATTTCATGGGCGCCATTCGTCAGCATGTTCATCGCACGTGTTTCAAAAGGACGTACGATCCGTGAGTTCATGGTTGGCGTACTTTTAGCTCCAACATTACTTTGTGCATTCTGGTTCTCCGCATTCGGTACGACTGCAGTTGATATGCAGCGCAGCGGAATTGCGGATATCGCAAGTTCTTCGACAGAGCTGGTAGTCTTTGAAATGTTCCATGAGTTGCCGTGGTCATTTATCATTTCCGTTATAGCTATTCTGCTGATCGCATCATTCTTTGTGACTAGTGCGGACTCGGCAACATTTGTGCTGGGGATGCAATCGACATATGGATCGCTGACGCCGCCTGCGAGTGTGAAAATTATTTGGGGTATACTTCAATCATCCATTGCATTGATCTTGTTGTCAGTCGGAGGCCTGTCCGCTTTACAAAATACGATCATTATCGCTGCCCTGCCATTTTCATTCGTCATGCTGCTTATGGTCATATCGCTGATGAAGGCGCTGGGCAGTGAAAAAATAAGACGCAGATAG